The Deferrivibrio essentukiensis genome segment AATTGTGTCACCCATCCCCCTTGAAATATTTTTATCCATTAAATGCCTCCTCAAGAATATCTGAGTACCTTAATTTTTTTTGCTGATATTTCAAGCTCTTGTCATTAAAAAATATATATAAAAACTTATTGGCGCTCTCTTCAGAATGAAAATAGCCCCTGACCCTAATATTATCCTTAAGCTCCTTAAAACACCTTTCAAGCCAATTAGTCGTTCTAAAATAACTTCTTACCTTAGGGTGAAATTTAAAAAAGTAAGTGTAATTATTTATTTTATCTCTTATGTTGTTAAAATACCTATAAAGCTTGCTCCATTTGTTGATAAAAGCAATAAGCCTGTCTTTAGCATCTTCTTAAACCCAAAGTATTTAAGTTGGACCCTGATAACCATACTGTCTTAGATAGTTTTGTCCCTGATTCTGACATTAAAATAAATGGCCTGGTTGGCCACAACTTAATTAATTTATTGAGTGAAAGTGAATTTTTTTGCTATAAAATTGATAAATTTTTAACCAACATACTGGAACTTATAATAAACAAGGTAAAAAACAAAAAATATTCTTTCAAAACTATTTTTACAGCTTACGCCAATAACGAATTAAAAATGTTAGAGATAAGGTTTGATTTTATAGAAGACTATATTCTATCATCCATAAGAAATGTTGCAAATATTGAAAATAGAGAAGAATGGGAAAAAAGGCATGATACCGGAGAATTTGTAAAGATATGTGCCTGGTGCAACAAAATTTTTTACAATTCAAAATTTCAATCTCTTGATAAAGTAGTTTACGAAACTGACTTGTTTGAAAGGGGGGTAATTCCTACATTCACCCACGGAATATGTGGGGAATGCAAAAACAAGGTCTTTGGCGAATATCTGAATTAATTATAATTCCGTAACTAAAGTTATGTAAGTCCAACGGACATATTTTAGCCAAAAAGCTTTAAATATGCCCGTTTTTTTGCTTATTTCCTGTTTTTATCAATAATGAGTCTGCCACCTACACTTACATTTTGCGGCTCATTTTCCCTGATAAGAATAATTATTGACTCTTCTGGCATATTAAAATAGCTGGCGGTGGTTTTGGTTATTTCTTTTACAAAATCTCTTTTCTTCTGAATATCTTCCACCTTTGGACCTTCAATTGTAATAATAGGCATTGGACCTCCTTATACAAATTTTTATTTAAATTTTACTTTAAATGCTGTCATGGTAATGTCATCATTTTGGACTTTTGACCCCCTAAAATTTACTACATCATCAAAAATTAGTTTAAAAAGACCATTAAGAGATTCCTCGCGAGAATTTACGAGCGTATCTTTAAGCCTCTTAATACCGTAAAACTCCCTTTTATCGTTTTCAGTTTCAATTATCCCGTCAGTATACATAAATACAACATCATTATCCTTCAAAGTATATGTCATTTCTTTATAGCTTATATCTTCCATAAGACCCAGCAAAGGATCACCAAAAATGAGCTCCTTAATCTCTTTTCCTTGCTGAAAAACAATAGGTGGATGATGACCGGCATTGGAAAAGGTAATTGTCCCGTTGTTGATGTTAACCCGCATATAAATCATTGTAATAATAAACTCAAGCTTTGTGAGGTCTCCATAAATCTCTCTGTTCAGTATTGACATAATTTTTGCTGGCGTAATGTTTTTTTGAAAATTTATTATCGACTTTATTATACTTCTAAGCTCAGTCATAATGAGCGCTGAGGCCACATTATGGCCTGAAACATCTGCAATAACCACATCAAAAACACCTTCTCTTATTTGATAAAAATCATAATAATCACCACCTACAAATTCAGAAGGGTAACATACACCAAGCATCTGGACACCATAAACTTCAGGGTATTTTTCCGGCAATAACGATTTTTGAATTTGCTTGGCAATCTCAAGCTCTTTTGCAACCTCTCTCATCTTGATAATCTCTTCAGTCTGATAGTGATTATTAATCATGTAAGCCATTTGATTGGCGATACTCTGCAAAAGACTTATCATCTCCTTGCTGAATAAATTTTTAAAAAGCTTGCTATAACATGTTATAATTCCATGCACTTCTTCATTTATAATAAGAG includes the following:
- the dmpI gene encoding 4-oxalocrotonate tautomerase DmpI, which gives rise to MPIITIEGPKVEDIQKKRDFVKEITKTTASYFNMPEESIIILIRENEPQNVSVGGRLIIDKNRK